One genomic segment of Sphingorhabdus sp. M41 includes these proteins:
- a CDS encoding carboxymuconolactone decarboxylase family protein, with translation MNKQRETGLQIFEEIYGEAAAAGARQHLETDDFGVEQAKWAIDFAFGTIWSRDGLQRKIRSAAVLGMLIALRQTEEIKYHTKMGLANGLTKEEIEEILYTAVPYCGLPASNVAKAAMKEAFAELDETAGG, from the coding sequence ATGAATAAACAACGCGAAACAGGCTTGCAGATTTTCGAAGAAATCTACGGAGAGGCTGCCGCAGCCGGCGCCAGGCAACATCTGGAAACCGACGATTTCGGCGTGGAGCAAGCGAAATGGGCGATCGACTTTGCCTTTGGAACGATATGGTCGCGCGACGGGTTGCAGCGCAAAATTCGCAGCGCTGCCGTTCTGGGAATGCTGATTGCACTTAGGCAGACCGAGGAAATCAAATATCACACCAAAATGGGATTGGCGAACGGGCTCACCAAAGAGGAGATCGAGGAAATCCTGTATACGGCCGTTCCCTATTGCGGACTTCCGGCCTCCAATGTTGCCAAGGCGGCAATGAAGGAAGCTTTCGCGGAGCTGGACGAGACCGCCGGCGGTTGA
- a CDS encoding MFS transporter: protein MNSPAAAESSRSEWRQYWTLVLAAAIGFSFQSFMSPATGLFMGPLQDEFGWSRTLLSSGSAIGAAISLLLSPFFGVLIDRYGSRKLAIIGLSATSLSIAAFATMTGASFQWLGLWFLFGLASMTVHATTWTTAVASVFKANRGLALGMTLAGSALASAIVAPLTNFLIDGFGWRGAYIWLGLGWGGFALILTILFLYDAHDGRRKAAIAANVELSAAPELPGLTISQAWRDPSLWRVALATLLTLTITIGITVHQVPIIIGTGISRTNAAWLASLAGIAGIIGKLVTGILIDRFHVRWVGGLTLASTAIAYPLLMEPVRATELIIVAVMINGYAAGTKLQLCGYLTARYAGMRNYGAIFGFMSSLIALAAGLGPILAGLAFDKTDGYGPFLIGGIILSLVSAMLVFSLGKYPVFEEPAMRTE, encoded by the coding sequence ATGAATAGTCCCGCAGCGGCTGAGTCCAGCAGGAGTGAATGGAGACAATATTGGACCCTGGTCCTTGCCGCCGCGATAGGTTTTTCCTTTCAATCCTTCATGAGCCCGGCCACCGGCCTGTTCATGGGGCCGTTGCAGGACGAGTTTGGCTGGAGCCGGACTTTGCTGTCGTCCGGGTCGGCAATCGGGGCGGCAATTTCCCTGCTTCTGTCGCCGTTCTTCGGTGTCTTGATTGATCGCTACGGATCCAGAAAACTTGCCATCATCGGCCTGTCCGCCACATCGCTTTCCATCGCCGCATTCGCCACAATGACCGGGGCTTCCTTCCAGTGGCTGGGGCTCTGGTTTCTTTTTGGCCTCGCGTCGATGACCGTCCATGCCACTACCTGGACGACCGCGGTTGCCAGCGTGTTCAAGGCCAACAGGGGACTCGCCCTGGGCATGACCCTGGCCGGTTCTGCCCTGGCGTCGGCGATTGTCGCCCCGCTGACCAACTTTCTGATCGACGGATTCGGGTGGCGCGGGGCCTATATCTGGTTGGGACTGGGCTGGGGAGGCTTTGCCCTGATTCTCACTATCCTGTTTCTGTACGATGCCCATGACGGTCGACGCAAAGCGGCAATCGCGGCCAATGTCGAACTGTCAGCAGCGCCGGAACTCCCCGGCCTGACGATCAGTCAGGCCTGGCGGGACCCGTCACTATGGCGGGTAGCACTGGCAACGCTTCTGACCCTTACCATCACCATTGGCATCACGGTCCATCAGGTACCGATCATTATCGGCACCGGAATCTCGCGCACCAACGCCGCCTGGCTGGCCAGCCTCGCCGGCATTGCCGGGATTATTGGCAAGCTTGTAACCGGGATATTGATCGACCGTTTCCATGTCCGCTGGGTCGGGGGACTGACCCTCGCATCGACCGCCATCGCCTATCCATTACTGATGGAACCAGTGCGGGCGACCGAGCTGATCATCGTTGCGGTTATGATCAACGGCTATGCAGCAGGCACCAAATTGCAGCTCTGCGGATATCTGACGGCACGCTATGCGGGCATGAGAAATTATGGTGCCATTTTCGGTTTCATGTCGAGCCTCATTGCATTGGCGGCGGGACTGGGACCGATTCTGGCAGGACTGGCCTTCGACAAAACCGACGGCTACGGGCCTTTCCTCATAGGCGGGATAATATTGTCCCTCGTTAGTGCCATGCTAGTCTTCAGTCTCGGGAAATATCCGGTGTTTGAAGAACCCGCGATGCGGACCGAGTGA
- a CDS encoding SDR family NAD(P)-dependent oxidoreductase, translating into MSQTFQGKNALIIGAGQNIGRRIAQEWARRGARVAVADIGKDAAEETAAILRSMGTETVALHCDVLDEGSVLATIDAAESALGPLDIHMNNAGILSGGNPEDIPLSAWQQMFDVNLFGMVRANNIIVPRMIERGAGHIVNTASFAGLYPFAASRVHYAASKAAVLSMSENLALYLMQFGIKVSCLCPGPVMTSSTQGMKHFSDDYVMRAPGSHLFVKTQQETATILSDAMEQGKVVIPTHDELWATLEEAAKDPDAFIKKKHEEFLAGDPGKPGITQDVIDSINE; encoded by the coding sequence GTGAGCCAGACATTTCAGGGGAAGAATGCTCTCATCATCGGAGCGGGTCAGAATATCGGACGGCGGATTGCACAGGAATGGGCCAGGCGCGGCGCGCGCGTTGCCGTTGCCGACATTGGAAAAGACGCGGCAGAAGAGACCGCCGCAATCTTACGCTCCATGGGTACAGAGACTGTCGCCTTGCACTGCGACGTCCTTGATGAGGGTTCGGTTCTTGCGACAATTGATGCGGCGGAAAGCGCGCTTGGCCCGCTGGACATCCACATGAACAATGCCGGAATTTTATCCGGTGGCAATCCGGAAGACATTCCGCTGTCCGCCTGGCAACAGATGTTCGACGTCAACCTGTTCGGCATGGTCCGTGCGAACAACATCATCGTTCCGCGCATGATCGAGCGCGGCGCTGGCCATATCGTCAATACGGCAAGCTTCGCCGGCCTCTATCCGTTCGCCGCAAGCCGGGTGCATTATGCGGCATCGAAAGCCGCTGTGCTTTCCATGTCGGAGAATCTTGCGCTCTATCTCATGCAGTTCGGAATCAAGGTCAGTTGCCTGTGCCCCGGACCCGTCATGACCAGCTCGACTCAGGGCATGAAGCATTTTTCCGACGACTATGTGATGCGGGCACCGGGCAGCCATCTCTTCGTGAAAACACAGCAAGAGACAGCCACCATCCTTTCCGATGCCATGGAACAGGGCAAGGTTGTCATTCCGACCCATGATGAACTGTGGGCAACGCTGGAAGAAGCAGCGAAAGATCCGGATGCCTTCATCAAAAAGAAGCACGAAGAGTTTCTTGCTGGTGACCCCGGCAAGCCCGGCATCACCCAGGACGTGATCGATTCCATCAATGAATAG
- a CDS encoding TonB-dependent receptor domain-containing protein: MKFKSKKTALCLASAVTALVACPGVAYAQDQDDAATVDHKTIVVTGSLIRGVEATGSQSIALDEDAIIESGASTTNELLGEIPQIATFNNRFDNDPRAADRSEISRPNLRNLPGVDAATGATTLILVDGHRMTPMGVSQASFDPDFIPPGAIQRLEVITDGGSSLYGADAVGGVINFITRKSFDGIQVDGGYDFGDNYSAWNAGITAGINWDRGGAFFTYSTYQRDEISNKDRSYGARGNWNADGTVLTPSGTECLVPVGEIVTWANFGAGWTSNPAAAALGVKRTPVGSPCDIDGESALLPKLSRHSALFGLTQELSDNLTFEVKANYGESSVRFSKYPLGDTISGASPNTLMIPGAFGDTYDVASVGFSYGANAAYVDRQQTQDLQVYGITPEFTFDAGGGWQIKTTAYFGESQSSRVLPGSDRAKLTNYVNTGALDPGNVAAASAAVITDILNFETAGESVQDLFLVRTIVDGGLFELPGGTVKAAVGVEYNRDRAKLREGDVTIGGIANQPFRQASRNVKSVFGELSIPVFSMLDLSLSGRYDDYSDFGDTFNPNIGFNFTPVDRLRIFGHWGESFNAPTALDSVRTANARFIAGAVLGVPDPNGEITSAPGVLIDPTRDDVLLVEGSGGALKPQTAETWSVGFDFEPVDNLKFGANYYDIDFTNILGAVNPQLASVVLLNPEKFIFNPTQADLDAFLAASENGTQFAGINVADLALIIDRRVANISKARLKGLDFSASYLVETGFGDVSFGVAGNKLFTFDITDSGTTVDQLEFDEPDFNIAGNIGLRAGGFTGRVTVKHTGGFDTNTAVNQTKVSSFTVADLYLGYEFPEGSGIADGLALRVNVDNIFDTDPPVFRQQRNLNYSGFTLGRIFKLSLSKKF, translated from the coding sequence ATGAAATTCAAATCGAAAAAAACTGCTCTGTGTCTGGCGTCCGCAGTAACAGCGCTCGTCGCTTGTCCGGGAGTTGCCTATGCTCAGGATCAGGATGACGCTGCAACGGTTGATCACAAAACCATCGTAGTCACCGGCTCGCTCATCCGCGGCGTGGAAGCTACGGGTTCGCAATCAATCGCTCTGGACGAAGACGCGATCATCGAGAGTGGCGCTTCGACGACCAATGAATTGCTCGGCGAAATTCCTCAGATAGCCACTTTCAACAACCGGTTTGATAATGATCCGCGGGCCGCAGACAGGTCTGAAATTTCCCGTCCCAATCTTCGCAATTTGCCGGGGGTTGATGCTGCTACCGGCGCGACAACGCTCATTCTGGTTGACGGTCACCGCATGACGCCAATGGGGGTCAGTCAGGCATCCTTCGATCCCGATTTCATCCCGCCCGGCGCAATCCAGCGCCTTGAAGTCATCACCGATGGCGGATCCTCTCTTTACGGTGCCGACGCGGTTGGCGGCGTGATCAACTTTATCACGAGAAAGAGTTTCGACGGCATTCAGGTCGATGGCGGCTACGACTTTGGCGATAATTACAGCGCCTGGAACGCCGGGATCACGGCGGGAATCAACTGGGATCGCGGAGGTGCATTTTTCACCTATTCGACTTACCAGCGCGACGAAATCTCGAACAAAGACAGAAGCTATGGCGCGCGCGGCAACTGGAATGCCGACGGTACCGTGCTGACCCCTTCAGGCACCGAATGTCTGGTGCCGGTTGGCGAGATTGTAACCTGGGCCAATTTTGGTGCGGGTTGGACGAGCAACCCGGCGGCAGCGGCTCTGGGCGTGAAGCGCACACCCGTGGGTTCACCCTGTGACATTGATGGAGAAAGTGCATTATTGCCCAAACTCTCCCGTCACAGCGCCCTGTTTGGCCTGACCCAGGAATTGTCGGATAATCTGACATTTGAAGTGAAAGCCAATTACGGTGAATCTTCGGTTCGTTTTTCCAAATATCCGCTGGGCGATACGATCTCCGGGGCAAGCCCGAATACCCTGATGATTCCCGGGGCCTTTGGCGATACATATGATGTGGCCTCGGTCGGTTTTTCCTACGGCGCGAATGCCGCCTATGTTGATCGCCAGCAGACACAGGATTTGCAGGTCTACGGCATTACACCTGAATTTACCTTCGATGCCGGCGGCGGATGGCAGATAAAAACCACTGCCTATTTCGGAGAATCGCAATCAAGCAGAGTGCTGCCTGGTTCTGATCGGGCCAAGCTGACCAACTATGTAAATACCGGTGCGCTCGATCCCGGAAATGTTGCTGCTGCCAGCGCTGCTGTGATCACGGACATACTCAATTTTGAAACCGCCGGTGAATCTGTGCAGGACCTGTTCCTGGTCCGAACGATTGTCGACGGGGGATTGTTCGAACTGCCGGGTGGAACAGTAAAAGCCGCTGTCGGTGTTGAATATAACCGTGATCGGGCAAAATTGCGGGAAGGCGATGTCACTATCGGCGGAATCGCGAACCAGCCGTTCCGGCAAGCATCGCGCAATGTCAAATCGGTGTTTGGTGAACTCTCCATACCGGTATTCTCCATGCTGGATCTGTCACTGTCCGGTCGATATGATGACTACAGCGATTTTGGCGACACGTTCAATCCGAATATCGGGTTCAATTTCACACCCGTCGACAGGCTGAGAATCTTTGGCCATTGGGGCGAATCGTTCAATGCGCCAACCGCGCTGGACAGTGTCCGGACGGCCAATGCGAGATTCATTGCCGGTGCCGTACTAGGGGTGCCGGATCCTAACGGCGAGATCACCAGCGCTCCCGGCGTTCTCATCGATCCTACACGGGATGACGTCTTGCTCGTTGAAGGTTCGGGCGGAGCCTTGAAGCCTCAGACCGCCGAAACATGGTCCGTTGGTTTTGATTTTGAACCGGTCGATAATCTGAAATTTGGTGCGAATTATTACGACATTGATTTCACCAACATTTTGGGCGCGGTTAACCCTCAGTTGGCGTCGGTCGTTCTGTTGAACCCGGAAAAGTTCATCTTCAACCCGACTCAGGCTGACCTTGATGCATTTCTTGCGGCGTCTGAAAATGGTACGCAATTTGCCGGGATTAATGTCGCAGATTTGGCTCTCATCATTGACCGGCGTGTTGCAAATATCTCCAAGGCACGTCTGAAGGGTCTGGATTTCTCGGCCAGTTATTTGGTCGAGACAGGCTTCGGTGATGTCAGCTTTGGGGTGGCCGGAAACAAACTGTTCACCTTCGATATCACGGACTCCGGCACCACGGTCGATCAACTTGAATTCGACGAACCCGATTTTAATATCGCGGGTAATATCGGTTTGAGGGCTGGTGGTTTTACCGGCAGGGTTACCGTGAAACACACCGGTGGATTCGATACCAACACCGCTGTGAACCAGACAAAAGTCAGCAGCTTCACCGTTGCCGACCTATATCTCGGTTATGAATTCCCGGAAGGTTCGGGCATTGCCGACGGTCTGGCGCTGCGGGTGAACGTGGACAATATATTCGACACCGATCCGCCAGTCTTCCGTCAGCAGCGGAACCTCAACTATAGCGGCTTCACGCTGGGACGCATTTTCAAGCTGAGCTTGTCCAAGAAATTCTGA
- a CDS encoding SDR family NAD(P)-dependent oxidoreductase: MTKKIALVTGASKGLGRGIARALGSKGMTVYLSGRDEAALEAAVEEVTSAGGQGVVARCDHSDDQQVKAMFDRIANEQGRLDLLVNNAAAVHAQELAAPGPFWEKDLKLVDMIDVGLRSNYVASFYAAPLMIKSGASLIVNISFYGAASYFHGPAYGAAKAGTDKMVHDMAIDFADTDVSVVSLWPGFILSDMIKALPEEHKSPALKAMLPKFETPEFSGLVIAALLEDQDRKSHSGKALIGARLGKKYGIADLDGKQPRDWSELHGEPLAFFTAPAKPEEQKS; this comes from the coding sequence ATGACCAAGAAAATCGCTCTGGTAACCGGAGCAAGCAAGGGGCTGGGGCGCGGAATCGCCCGGGCGCTGGGGTCAAAAGGGATGACTGTCTATCTCTCCGGCCGCGACGAGGCCGCTCTGGAAGCGGCCGTAGAAGAAGTAACGTCTGCGGGCGGGCAGGGTGTCGTTGCCCGTTGCGATCATAGTGACGATCAGCAGGTGAAGGCAATGTTCGATCGCATAGCGAACGAACAGGGCCGGCTCGATCTTCTGGTCAACAACGCCGCTGCCGTGCACGCACAGGAACTGGCGGCACCGGGCCCGTTCTGGGAAAAGGACCTGAAGCTGGTCGACATGATCGATGTCGGCCTACGCTCCAATTATGTCGCCAGTTTTTATGCCGCTCCGTTGATGATCAAGAGCGGCGCATCGCTGATCGTCAATATTTCCTTCTATGGCGCTGCAAGCTATTTCCATGGCCCGGCTTATGGGGCTGCCAAGGCAGGCACCGACAAGATGGTGCACGATATGGCGATCGATTTTGCCGACACCGATGTCAGCGTGGTTTCGCTGTGGCCCGGCTTCATCCTGTCGGACATGATCAAGGCGCTGCCGGAAGAGCATAAAAGCCCGGCGTTGAAAGCGATGCTGCCGAAATTTGAAACACCCGAATTTTCGGGTCTGGTCATTGCTGCGCTGCTCGAAGATCAGGACCGCAAAAGCCATTCCGGCAAGGCGCTGATCGGAGCGCGCCTCGGCAAAAAATATGGCATCGCCGATCTCGACGGCAAGCAGCCGCGGGACTGGTCGGAATTACATGGTGAACCGCTTGCGTTTTTCACCGCACCCGCAAAACCCGAGGAGCAGAAATCATGA
- a CDS encoding nuclear transport factor 2 family protein — MKESHRIVRAYFAAIEAGALPDDLLADDFTAWTTTQGSLAKEQYQGAIPLLAKLTGGSIRFTIDSITAEDNRAVAEARATARLVDGSDYENTYVFVFRISDGRIRSVAEHFNPLVVIEKLVPLIAQA; from the coding sequence ATGAAAGAAAGCCATCGCATAGTCCGCGCCTATTTCGCGGCGATAGAGGCAGGAGCGCTGCCCGATGACCTGCTGGCTGATGATTTTACCGCCTGGACGACCACGCAGGGCTCGCTGGCGAAAGAGCAATATCAGGGCGCGATCCCGCTACTGGCAAAATTGACCGGCGGATCGATCCGGTTCACGATCGATTCGATAACGGCAGAAGACAATCGTGCCGTGGCCGAAGCACGAGCGACTGCCAGGCTGGTCGACGGGTCAGACTATGAAAACACCTATGTCTTTGTGTTCCGCATCAGTGACGGACGCATCCGGTCGGTTGCCGAACATTTCAACCCTCTGGTTGTGATCGAGAAGCTTGTTCCCCTGATCGCTCAAGCCTGA
- a CDS encoding FAD-binding protein, which produces MKPDHQFLDDLTPTSNRVEPAEVVADPDALSWDESCDMLVVGVGLAGVCAALRASEDSALDIITIDRGEGGGASKLSGGVIYMGGGTKAQKEAGITDDPENMANYLSFETGDIVRPETVRRFSEASASFQDWLETYGARFGGPATEQKTSYPNDASLYYSGNELTVPGRERATPAPRGHRAKPEGGGEPTKLSGQYLLPPLLRSMEEKPNVRFFRQTRATRLIVDGEGAVIGIEVQRMPSGFAAWRHSKAMALVNNIVASVLGLTSKLQGTIMKLEAEKTRTLRIRVRKAVVLSAGGFTYNRAMMAKTAPDYLKSHPLGTIADDGSGIKLGMSVGGQTGSLDRISAWKFLYQPENWVKSCTVGPDGKRLVGEEYYGARTGEAVFSKAGGKGWMIMDQPLQQMVQEEIDGMDKMLFQKIQFRATQKDYTVSAPTLEELAAKIGVPADVMAETIHSYNDHIAKGEPDPLGKSEKYRRTIDTGPYFATDIGDSLKVSPIPALTMGGLLVDEETGQVLSNEGGIVPGLYAAGRTAVGVCSHYYVSGLSLGDCVFSGLRAAETIRDNSGTSALVNS; this is translated from the coding sequence GTGAAGCCCGACCATCAATTTCTCGACGACCTGACCCCGACCTCCAACCGGGTCGAACCGGCAGAAGTGGTTGCCGATCCCGATGCCCTGTCCTGGGACGAGAGTTGCGATATGCTGGTGGTCGGCGTTGGTCTGGCAGGAGTTTGCGCTGCCTTGCGCGCCTCTGAAGATTCCGCGCTCGACATAATCACCATTGACCGCGGAGAAGGCGGCGGCGCCAGCAAGCTGTCCGGCGGCGTCATCTATATGGGCGGGGGCACGAAAGCACAAAAAGAAGCCGGGATCACTGATGACCCGGAAAATATGGCCAATTACCTGAGCTTTGAAACCGGCGACATCGTGCGCCCCGAAACGGTACGCCGTTTCTCCGAAGCCAGCGCCTCCTTTCAGGACTGGCTGGAAACCTATGGCGCGCGGTTCGGCGGACCGGCCACCGAACAGAAAACCTCCTACCCCAACGATGCCTCGCTCTATTATTCCGGCAACGAGCTGACGGTTCCGGGACGCGAGCGCGCGACGCCGGCTCCGCGCGGCCACCGGGCCAAGCCGGAAGGTGGCGGCGAACCGACCAAATTGTCCGGCCAGTATCTGCTGCCGCCGCTCCTCCGGTCGATGGAAGAAAAACCCAATGTCCGTTTCTTTCGCCAGACACGCGCGACCCGGCTGATCGTTGACGGCGAGGGCGCGGTGATCGGGATTGAAGTCCAGCGCATGCCGTCCGGCTTCGCCGCCTGGCGCCACAGCAAGGCGATGGCGCTGGTGAACAATATCGTTGCCTCGGTCCTGGGTCTGACCAGCAAGTTGCAGGGCACGATCATGAAGCTCGAAGCGGAAAAGACCCGGACGCTTCGCATCCGCGTGCGGAAGGCTGTGGTGCTTTCTGCGGGCGGTTTTACCTACAATCGCGCCATGATGGCGAAAACCGCGCCGGACTATCTGAAATCCCATCCGCTCGGAACCATCGCCGACGACGGATCAGGCATCAAGCTCGGCATGTCGGTCGGTGGCCAGACCGGTTCGCTCGACAGGATCTCGGCCTGGAAATTCCTCTATCAACCCGAGAATTGGGTGAAAAGCTGTACCGTCGGTCCGGATGGCAAGCGGCTTGTCGGCGAGGAATATTATGGCGCAAGAACCGGCGAAGCCGTGTTTTCCAAGGCAGGCGGGAAGGGCTGGATGATCATGGATCAGCCCCTGCAACAGATGGTCCAGGAAGAAATCGATGGCATGGACAAGATGCTGTTCCAGAAGATCCAGTTCCGCGCGACACAGAAGGATTATACGGTCAGCGCCCCAACGCTCGAGGAACTGGCAGCCAAGATCGGTGTTCCCGCCGACGTGATGGCGGAGACGATCCACAGCTATAATGACCATATCGCAAAGGGCGAACCCGATCCGCTCGGCAAGTCCGAAAAATATCGCCGTACTATCGACACGGGACCCTATTTTGCGACCGACATTGGCGATTCGCTGAAAGTCTCCCCCATTCCGGCGCTGACCATGGGTGGGCTGCTGGTTGACGAGGAGACCGGTCAGGTGCTCTCCAACGAAGGCGGCATTGTCCCCGGTCTTTATGCGGCCGGGCGAACGGCTGTCGGTGTCTGTTCCCATTATTATGTCAGCGGATTGTCATTGGGCGACTGTGTCTTTTCCGGCCTGCGGGCAGCCGAGACGATCCGGGACAACAGCGGGACATCGGCGCTCGTCAACAGCTAG
- a CDS encoding class I adenylate-forming enzyme family protein, translated as MSELPRLCSELLARPGGTEVVEFEGKWYGWDDLCQLGDRLTDLLDASGVAADAPVTFIPRNRPWAIAALFTLLSQGRTIRMVYAFQSPAGIIRDIERLASPIVVAAAQEFEPEVVEAMQGFGYAGIALDELAADAVPGLETVNEKANINPAGEPRVEILTSGTTGPPKQFPVEYAMIEKLLAGGTTGNQQASDAASQPPMLLYMPIGNISGIYSTIPTFLRGHRAVLHDRFSLAKWREFIATYQPKISGLPPAGVQMVLDADVPKEELAGLMAIGTGAAPLDPSVQRAFEDHYGIPILISYGATEFGGPVTSTSLKDIEEFGNTKIGSVGRPIGGAQLRVTDAESGEELPLASEGILEVISPRIGPDWIRTSDLAMIDEDGFLYLRGRADGAIIRGGFKILPEAIERALLLHPDISAAGVVGVKDRRLGEVPGAAIQIKPGHDAPGPDAIETHLREHVMATHIPVHWRFVDELPKTLSFKVHRPALCELFADVAAD; from the coding sequence ATGAGTGAACTTCCCAGACTATGTTCCGAACTTCTGGCCCGTCCCGGCGGGACCGAGGTCGTGGAGTTCGAGGGGAAATGGTACGGCTGGGACGATCTGTGCCAGCTTGGAGACAGGCTGACCGATCTGCTCGACGCCAGCGGCGTGGCGGCCGATGCGCCGGTCACCTTCATCCCGCGCAACCGTCCATGGGCGATTGCCGCGCTTTTCACCCTGCTGTCGCAGGGTCGCACGATCCGGATGGTTTATGCCTTCCAGTCGCCTGCCGGGATCATCAGAGACATTGAGCGCCTTGCATCGCCGATAGTGGTCGCCGCAGCGCAGGAATTCGAGCCTGAAGTCGTGGAAGCGATGCAGGGCTTTGGTTATGCCGGTATCGCGCTCGACGAGCTTGCAGCGGACGCTGTTCCGGGACTGGAAACCGTCAATGAAAAAGCAAATATCAACCCGGCCGGCGAACCGCGCGTTGAAATTCTGACCAGCGGTACCACCGGCCCGCCCAAACAATTCCCCGTCGAATATGCTATGATCGAAAAATTGCTGGCAGGCGGCACGACCGGCAACCAGCAGGCGAGTGACGCGGCGAGCCAGCCGCCCATGTTGCTGTACATGCCGATCGGCAATATTTCGGGCATCTATTCGACCATCCCAACTTTCCTGCGCGGACATCGGGCGGTGCTGCACGATCGTTTCAGCCTTGCCAAATGGCGCGAATTCATCGCGACTTATCAGCCGAAAATTTCCGGTCTTCCGCCGGCCGGCGTGCAGATGGTGCTTGATGCGGATGTTCCGAAAGAGGAACTCGCCGGCCTGATGGCCATCGGCACCGGCGCTGCTCCGCTCGACCCGTCGGTCCAGCGCGCGTTCGAGGATCATTATGGCATCCCGATCCTGATCTCCTATGGCGCAACCGAATTTGGCGGACCGGTAACGTCCACCAGCCTCAAGGATATCGAGGAGTTCGGAAACACCAAGATCGGCAGCGTCGGCCGCCCGATCGGTGGCGCGCAATTGCGCGTGACCGACGCGGAGAGCGGAGAAGAACTGCCCCTGGCCAGCGAAGGGATATTGGAAGTCATTTCCCCGCGTATCGGTCCGGACTGGATCCGCACTTCGGATCTTGCCATGATTGACGAAGACGGTTTCCTCTATCTGCGCGGCCGGGCCGACGGCGCGATCATCCGCGGCGGGTTCAAGATATTGCCCGAAGCCATCGAACGGGCGCTGTTGCTGCATCCCGACATTTCCGCCGCCGGCGTGGTCGGCGTTAAGGACCGTCGGCTGGGCGAAGTTCCGGGCGCTGCGATCCAGATCAAGCCGGGACATGACGCCCCTGGCCCGGACGCGATCGAAACCCATTTGCGGGAACATGTGATGGCAACGCATATTCCGGTGCATTGGCGCTTCGTCGACGAATTGCCCAAGACGCTGTCGTTCAAGGTGCATCGGCCCGCGCTTTGCGAATTATTTGCCGATGTCGCAGCCGACTGA